TGATGATATAGCCGGTCCTTTCAGCAAACTTTTTGCTGATGGCATTTGTGGCAATGGCCGGAATAAAATATTTTGTCTTATCGTTAACTTCAATATTTTGCTCAAAGAAAACGGAGGCAAGATAATTCCTCGTGGTTTCCAATTCCATGACCATCATTTTGGCCTTTTCCCGGATCTCTCTGACAAATTCCTGGCGTGTCCGTTTATAGACCAGGAAGGCAACAATGCTGTTCAAAGTAACAAGTAAAGCGGCCAGAATGATTACTAATTTATGTCTTATCTTCATGGTTCTTCTCTATGGTAATAGCCCCTAATGGGCAGCATTTTTCAAAACCTGGCGTAACATCCCATGCGGGCGCTTTTTCCGCGATAATCTTTGCCTTATCAGCAACCACAGCTATAACTCCTTTTGAATTTACGGCACAAATTCCACAGCCGACACATTTCTCCTGATTTATGCGCAACGTGTTGGATTCGCCATTTTTCATTATATCTATTTGTTCAAGGTAACGAAAGTGTTCTTTCTCAGAAGATTCATCGGCGTATCCCGGTAAGCGCTTTTTCACCTGCTGCCGTCCTGTGCGATGATAAACGAATATTGATCGGCCGCAGTGATTACAGGTATGCAACTCCTGCAGTTTCTCCAGGTATTCAATTACCGTCTGCACAATCGTAGCGTGGCTCCATGTTAAGGGAGACACGGAAACGTGTTCGCCGGTAAATGGATGTATCTGCTCTGCCAACACGCCAGAAGGCAGGGCCTTTGACACAGCCCATTTTAGATGGTCCACCACGCATTCCAGATCTTTTGCCGACTTGGCTATTGAAGTGTAGTACTGCGCCAACCACATCGTGCAGATAATCCACGGGTTCCCGGGGATTGAGTCATCGTTGCCGATGCGCTGGTACAAATCATGTTCGTATCTGGCAATTCCTCCCACATCCGTTTTTACGCACAGGGAGTCTTCAATCGCCTTCATGGTATTCTTTACTTTTATGTCGTCTGAACGATAAACGCCAAAGGCAAACATTCCATATAAACTGGCGTCAATTGTGGCGTCAATTTCATATCCTCCGTCTTTTTTAGGATAGATCATTCTCAGAAATCTTTTATGCTCTTTGCTGTACAGGTGTTCATCTATGGCTTTCTTCATTTGCTCCGCAGTCTGCCTGTATAATTCGGATTTTTTTGTATGATAAAATATATCTGAAATATTTGCTGCTGCCAGAAGACCTCCGTACACGGTGGCGGCTGTAAATGATAATATTCCTCGTCTCTCCTCCCATAGATCGTATGAAGGAAGGGGTAGCCCGGTTTGTTCGTCACGATAACTCACAAGGAAATCCGCCGCCTTTTCGATAAAAGTATGGTAAAGAGGACGTATTTCATCGATTTTCCGATAGATGTCATAATATTGTCCGATTGCCCAGAGGAGCAGGGCTGTTTCGTCTTCCTGGATGGGAACATGGATTTCCTCTCCTTTTACCCATGGGTGCCATGAACTGCCAAAAGAACCGTCCGGATTATATTTGTGCAATAAGAACCCATCCTCAATCATAACGCTTGCGCAAAAATTATACGGGGTAATAACATTGGCGCAGAAATCAAAAAATTTTCTGCACGGTGTAGTATATCCCGCCTTCATCAGGGCAGAGCTTACCAACGCTCCGTCACGGGGCCACATATAGCTGTATGTGTCTTTTGCGTATTGCCTGATATCAGAGTCGTTTGCGGCGATAATAGCGCCGCCACTGTCAATCTGCGTGGCGAGAATCAACAGACTTCGTTTGAAAAGATCTACCACTTCATAGGGCAAAGAGCCAAAGTTAAAGTCTTCTTTGTTTGCCCAGTGCATCCAGTAACTTGCCGTTCTGTCTATGATCGTTTGAGGCTTTTCGCTTAAAAGGATATTGTTCAGGGTGTTTACTTCGCTATACGTATTGCCTGCGGCGATCCAGTAATAAGCGACTGCGTCGCCCAATGGATCAATTTTCATAGGAATTCCAATTGTTGAATCTACGGAGCCCTGCGCAATGGGGTTTCCTCCGAGAATGCCATCCTCCGCATCACGCCAGGTGCCTTCCGCTCCATGGAGTCTCTTTACTCCTGTCGCGTATTCACGGACGCCCCAGAAATCTCCCGCGGAACAGTTAATGAGGAAGTACCGTGCGCCTTTATAGTGGATGAGGCTGTTTTGCTTTGCGTCATAAAATACGGTGTCCCCTATCTCGTTTTCCATAACACTCAAGTCTTGATGAAAGAAAAGGCGAATTTCTCTCCTTTCGTCTTTCATATTGATCGCCTGGATTTTACGGAGGAAGATGTTCTTTTCATAATCCACAACATCATTACAGAGCAGTGTAATCTCCAGCTCCTCATTTAAGGCCTGTACGGAAGTGACGAGAGTTTCTCTCTGATATTTCATAGTCAATTTCCAATCGCGGGCATTCATCCATGAAAATTTTCCATCCGTCCAGACGCCAAATCTGTTTGGATGTCCCATGGAATGGTTTTCTTTTCCAACGTGAGGATAGTAAATGTCGCGGATAGTATAATTTTCATCGAAGTTCACCAGTAAAGAGCCGTTCCCGACGGGTATATCTCTTGGCATGCTTGCCTTCCTTATGTTTTTAACCTTTAATAACGCACAATGGCTTCAGTTGCGCAACTTTTCTGCTAATCCCCGCATGTTCCACGGTATCTACCACTTCGGTGACATTTTTGTATGCCTCAGGTAATTCTTCATCGAGTGTGGCTCGGGTGTCTGCACGGACAAGTATTCCTTTATCTTTAAGCTCCTGGGCAATATCTCTGCCCCTCGAAGTTCTTTTTGCCTGGCCTCTGCTCATGACCCTTCCGGCGCCATGGCAGGTGCTTCCGAAGGTGTCTTTATAAGCCTTCTCCGTGCCCACCAACACATAGGACTGACGTCCCATATCGCCTGGTATCAGAACCGGTTGACCAATGGATTTATATGCGTCAGGCGTATGCCGATGATTGGGAGGGTATGCTCGCGTAGCTCCTTTTCGGTGAACACACAATTGCTTCTTCTGTCCGTCTACAATATGTTCTTCCATCTTGGCAATGTTATGACATACATCGTAAATCAGGGATATCCTGCCATCTTTTGGTCCGATGTGCATTGTTTTTTCAAAAGACTCTCTTATCCAATGGGTAATCATTTGTCTGTTGGCAAATGCATAATTTGCCGCACAGGCCATTGCGGCCAAGTATTCCCGCCCCTGTGGTGAGTTAATTGGCGCGCAACAAAGCTGTCTGTCGGCCAATTCTATATGATACTTTTTTGAAGCATTAATCATAACACGTATAAAATCATCACATACCTGATACCCCAAACCCCTTGAACCGGTATGCACCACAATAGTAATTCCGTCCTTTTCCAATCCTAATACGCGGGCAATTTCCTCATTATAGATTTCTGATACATACCCAACTTCAATGAAATGGTTTCCTGAGCCAAGGGTGCCCAGTTGAGATTGGCCTCTCTTTAAAGCGCGATCAGAAATAAGTTCGGGATCTGCGCCTGCGATACATCCTTTTTCTTCAATGAACTCCAGGTCTTCCCTGCTGCCATAACCCTGAGAAACAGCCCATTGTGCGCCATTTTTAAGCGCCTTTTTTTCTTCCTGCTGTGAAAGTTTTAAGTCCTTGCGATGTGAACCTACTCCAGACGGAATATTCATAAACAAATTATTAACCAGGGATTCCAATGCAGGAGCTATTTCCACGCGATAAAGACCGGTCTTTAATAACCGTACCCCACAATTGATATCATAGCCCACTCCTCCGGGAGATACCACGCCTTCATTCACATCAAACGCTGCCACGCCTCCGATGGGAAATCCATATCCCCAGTGAATATCAGGCATTGCCAGGGAATGTCCTACAATTCCCGGAAGAGAAGAGACATTAATCACCTGTTGAAGACTTTCGTCTCTCTGTATATCCTCCATCATGTGTTCGTTTGCGTACACAATACCGTCCACTAGCATTTTTCCTTCTCTCGGGATACGCCAACGATAATTATCAATTTTCTGGATGTTATATTTTTTTTCGTTCATACGATAAAAACCTCATTCTGTAATTAGTAAGGGATCCCTTTCAATGCACCGGGCACTGGCCTGTGATACTGAAAATGACTATTCAGGCATCAATGCATAAAGGCAGAAGGTTCTGAATTATTATACGTTTGTTATCGGAAGACACCACAATCATACATCAAAAATAACCCGCGCTTTCCACAGATGCGCCTCTTTTCTTATCGATAGACTGTGGTAGGTAACGGCTTTAATCTCCGTCTTAATCGCTTGTTTGTTTTCTGTAAGTGTTTCACCGCGTACGGATGCGTGTAATTGATCTTCTTGTATGCTTAAAACAGTAAATTTTCCGAAAAGTAAATTTTCTACCTCGTGCAAATATAATAATTCGCTCAGCCAGTTGACGAGTAGTTGTTCCTTG
The Candidatus Brocadiaceae bacterium DNA segment above includes these coding regions:
- a CDS encoding glycoside hydrolase family 15 protein encodes the protein MPRDIPVGNGSLLVNFDENYTIRDIYYPHVGKENHSMGHPNRFGVWTDGKFSWMNARDWKLTMKYQRETLVTSVQALNEELEITLLCNDVVDYEKNIFLRKIQAINMKDERREIRLFFHQDLSVMENEIGDTVFYDAKQNSLIHYKGARYFLINCSAGDFWGVREYATGVKRLHGAEGTWRDAEDGILGGNPIAQGSVDSTIGIPMKIDPLGDAVAYYWIAAGNTYSEVNTLNNILLSEKPQTIIDRTASYWMHWANKEDFNFGSLPYEVVDLFKRSLLILATQIDSGGAIIAANDSDIRQYAKDTYSYMWPRDGALVSSALMKAGYTTPCRKFFDFCANVITPYNFCASVMIEDGFLLHKYNPDGSFGSSWHPWVKGEEIHVPIQEDETALLLWAIGQYYDIYRKIDEIRPLYHTFIEKAADFLVSYRDEQTGLPLPSYDLWEERRGILSFTAATVYGGLLAAANISDIFYHTKKSELYRQTAEQMKKAIDEHLYSKEHKRFLRMIYPKKDGGYEIDATIDASLYGMFAFGVYRSDDIKVKNTMKAIEDSLCVKTDVGGIARYEHDLYQRIGNDDSIPGNPWIICTMWLAQYYTSIAKSAKDLECVVDHLKWAVSKALPSGVLAEQIHPFTGEHVSVSPLTWSHATIVQTVIEYLEKLQELHTCNHCGRSIFVYHRTGRQQVKKRLPGYADESSEKEHFRYLEQIDIMKNGESNTLRINQEKCVGCGICAVNSKGVIAVVADKAKIIAEKAPAWDVTPGFEKCCPLGAITIEKNHEDKT
- a CDS encoding archease, with the translated sequence MQKYILIDHTADIGIDVFGATLPELFSNAGFALFDIITDISKVKLTLTRKLKITGIDKEQLLVNWLSELLYLHEVENLLFGKFTVLSIQEDQLHASVRGETLTENKQAIKTEIKAVTYHSLSIRKEAHLWKARVIFDV
- a CDS encoding RtcB family protein yields the protein MNEKKYNIQKIDNYRWRIPREGKMLVDGIVYANEHMMEDIQRDESLQQVINVSSLPGIVGHSLAMPDIHWGYGFPIGGVAAFDVNEGVVSPGGVGYDINCGVRLLKTGLYRVEIAPALESLVNNLFMNIPSGVGSHRKDLKLSQQEEKKALKNGAQWAVSQGYGSREDLEFIEEKGCIAGADPELISDRALKRGQSQLGTLGSGNHFIEVGYVSEIYNEEIARVLGLEKDGITIVVHTGSRGLGYQVCDDFIRVMINASKKYHIELADRQLCCAPINSPQGREYLAAMACAANYAFANRQMITHWIRESFEKTMHIGPKDGRISLIYDVCHNIAKMEEHIVDGQKKQLCVHRKGATRAYPPNHRHTPDAYKSIGQPVLIPGDMGRQSYVLVGTEKAYKDTFGSTCHGAGRVMSRGQAKRTSRGRDIAQELKDKGILVRADTRATLDEELPEAYKNVTEVVDTVEHAGISRKVAQLKPLCVIKG